One segment of Rosa chinensis cultivar Old Blush chromosome 6, RchiOBHm-V2, whole genome shotgun sequence DNA contains the following:
- the LOC112172299 gene encoding WAT1-related protein At1g21890, whose protein sequence is MANKGSYERLSPFLNKIKPYLAMVSLQFGYAGMYIISMVGLKRGMNHFVLATYRHFIAFAVIAPFALVLERKIRPKLTLPIFLRIMVLGFLEPVLAQNLYFVGMTYTSATFASATANILPAITFIFALIFRLEKINLKKIPSVAKVIGTVITVSGAMLMTFYKGPIVEFISAQASHHATTAAATDKHWVLGTVMLLARCCGWSGFFILQSFTLKVYPAELSLTALICFMGALEGAVATLVIEHNMSVWVIGWDSRLLAAAYSGIVCSGIAFYVQGIVMKEQGPVFVTAFSPLAMIITAALAAIILAEQVRLGSVIGTILIVIGLYAVVWGKSKERSASMKDVKTIDHELPITHDTARSSATVDSKNDTIGLEENVVKVPINPQES, encoded by the exons ATGGCAAACAAAGGTTCATATGAAAGACTGAGTCCGTTTCTTAACAAGATAAAGCCTTACTTGGCTATGGTGTCCCTGCAATTTGGATATGCTGGGATGTATATTATAAGCATGGTTGGTTTAAAGCGCGGTATGAACCACTTCGTCCTGGCTACCTATAGGCATTTCATTGCCTTTGCTGTGATCGCACCCTTCGCACTTGTCCTCGAAAG gaaaATAAGACCAAAACTGACTCTCCCCATCTTCCTAAGAATAATGGTGCTTGGTTTTCTCGA GCCTGTGCTAGCTCAAAACTTATACTTCGTGGGAATGACGTACACATCAGCAACATTTGCTTCAGCCACTGCTAATATCCTCCCTGCCATTACCTTCATTTTCGCACTTATTTTCAG GTTGGAGAAAATCAATTTGAAGAAGATCCCTAGCGTAGCAAAGGTGATCGGAACTGTAATCACCGTCAGTGGAGCAATGCTCATGACGTTTTACAAAGGCCCGATCGTTGAATTTATAAGTGCACAAGCTAGCCACCATGCAACCACTGCTGCCGCCACCGACAAGCATTGGGTTCTCGGCACTGTCATGCTCCTAGCTCGTTGCTGTGGTTGGTCCGGTTTCTTCATTCTCCAA TCGTTTACTTTGAAGGTGTACCCAGCAGAGCTCTCTCTCACTGCTTTGATCTGCTTCATGGGTGCTTTGGAAGGTGCCGTAGCTACACTAGTTATCGAACACAACATGAGTGTTTGGGTTATAGGCTGGGACTCTAGGCTCCTTGCTGCAGCTTACTCT GGGATAGTTTGCTCTGGAATTGCATTTTATGTTCAAGGGATTGTGATGAAGGAACAAGGCCCTGTGTTCGTCACAGCTTTCAGCCCACTGGCCATGATCATCACCGCCGCTCTAGCCGCCATTATTTTAGCCGAGCAAGTCCGCCTTGGAAG TGTAATTGGGACCATTCTCATAGTCATTGGCCTCTATGCTGTTGTGTGGGGTAAAAGTAAAGAACGTTCAGCCTCAATGAAAGATGTGAAAACTATTGATCATGAATTGCCAATCACTCATGATACTGCAAGATCATCAGCAACTGTTGATAGCAAGAATGATACTATTGGACTCGAGGAGAATGTTGTCAAAGTTCCAATTAACCCACAAGAATCATGA
- the LOC112169047 gene encoding gamma-glutamylcyclotransferase 2-3 isoform X4 — MVMWVFGYGSLIWKAGFNFDERIVGFIKDYRRVFYQGSTDHRGTPEFPGRTVTLEPAEGEVCWGAAYKISKKEDQEIALEVDSYLKHLEVREKQYDKKAYLHFFTEPTGTTPALSGVMVQIVQAKGPSGPNREYLFKLEEALLQFECKDKHVSDLANEVRRIISERELTAS; from the exons ATGGTCATGTGGGTATTTGGATATGGTTCTTTGATATGGAAAGCCGGCTTTAACTTCGATGAACGCATCGTTGGATTTATCAAAGACTATCGCCGTGTCTTCTACCAag GCAGTACTGACCATAGAGGGACTCCTGAGTTTCCAGGAAGAACAGTCACATTGGAACCTGCAGAGGGGGAAGTCTGT TGGGGAGCTGCCTACAAGATCTCAAAGAAGGAAGATCAAGAAATTGCTTTAGAGGTAGACTCTTATCTTAAG CACTTAGAAGTGAGGGAGAAGCAGTATGACAAGAAGGCTTATCTTCATTTCTTTACT GAGCCGACGGGTACGACTCCAGCTCTTTCAGGAGTAATGGT ACAGATTGTTCAGGCGAAAGGTCCCTCAGGACCTAATAGAGAGTATCTTTTTAAACTTGAAGAGGCCCTTCTTCAATTTG AATGCAAAGACAAACATGTATCGGATCTTGCAAACGAAGTGAGGCGGATCATTTCAGAGAGGGAGCTCACTGCTTCATGA
- the LOC112169047 gene encoding gamma-glutamylcyclotransferase 2-3 isoform X5, whose amino-acid sequence MVMWVFGYGSLIWKAGFNFDERIVGFIKDYRRVFYQGSTDHRGTPEFPGRTVTLEPAEGEVCWGAAYKISKKEDQEIALEHLEVREKQYDKKAYLHFFTEPTGTTPALSGVMVQIVQAKGPSGPNREYLFKLEEALLQFECKDKHVSDLANEVRRIISERELTAS is encoded by the exons ATGGTCATGTGGGTATTTGGATATGGTTCTTTGATATGGAAAGCCGGCTTTAACTTCGATGAACGCATCGTTGGATTTATCAAAGACTATCGCCGTGTCTTCTACCAag GCAGTACTGACCATAGAGGGACTCCTGAGTTTCCAGGAAGAACAGTCACATTGGAACCTGCAGAGGGGGAAGTCTGT TGGGGAGCTGCCTACAAGATCTCAAAGAAGGAAGATCAAGAAATTGCTTTAGAG CACTTAGAAGTGAGGGAGAAGCAGTATGACAAGAAGGCTTATCTTCATTTCTTTACT GAGCCGACGGGTACGACTCCAGCTCTTTCAGGAGTAATGGT ACAGATTGTTCAGGCGAAAGGTCCCTCAGGACCTAATAGAGAGTATCTTTTTAAACTTGAAGAGGCCCTTCTTCAATTTG AATGCAAAGACAAACATGTATCGGATCTTGCAAACGAAGTGAGGCGGATCATTTCAGAGAGGGAGCTCACTGCTTCATGA
- the LOC112169047 gene encoding gamma-glutamylcyclotransferase 2-3 isoform X3: MVMWVFGYGSLIWKAGFNFDERIVGFIKDYRRVFYQGSTDHRGTPEFPGRTVTLEPAEGEVCHLEVREKQYDKKAYLHFFTEPTGTTPALSGVMVYIASPDKKLNVNYLGPASIEDIAKQIVQAKGPSGPNREYLFKLEEALLQFECKDKHVSDLANEVRRIISERELTAS; the protein is encoded by the exons ATGGTCATGTGGGTATTTGGATATGGTTCTTTGATATGGAAAGCCGGCTTTAACTTCGATGAACGCATCGTTGGATTTATCAAAGACTATCGCCGTGTCTTCTACCAag GCAGTACTGACCATAGAGGGACTCCTGAGTTTCCAGGAAGAACAGTCACATTGGAACCTGCAGAGGGGGAAGTCTGT CACTTAGAAGTGAGGGAGAAGCAGTATGACAAGAAGGCTTATCTTCATTTCTTTACT GAGCCGACGGGTACGACTCCAGCTCTTTCAGGAGTAATGGT ATATATTGCCTCTCCAGATAAAAAGCTTAATGTGAACTATTTGGGTCCTGCATCCATTGAAGATATTGCCAA ACAGATTGTTCAGGCGAAAGGTCCCTCAGGACCTAATAGAGAGTATCTTTTTAAACTTGAAGAGGCCCTTCTTCAATTTG AATGCAAAGACAAACATGTATCGGATCTTGCAAACGAAGTGAGGCGGATCATTTCAGAGAGGGAGCTCACTGCTTCATGA
- the LOC112169047 gene encoding gamma-glutamylcyclotransferase 2-3 isoform X2: protein MVMWVFGYGSLIWKAGFNFDERIVGFIKDYRRVFYQGSTDHRGTPEFPGRTVTLEPAEGEVCWGAAYKISKKEDQEIALEHLEVREKQYDKKAYLHFFTEPTGTTPALSGVMVYIASPDKKLNVNYLGPASIEDIAKQIVQAKGPSGPNREYLFKLEEALLQFECKDKHVSDLANEVRRIISERELTAS from the exons ATGGTCATGTGGGTATTTGGATATGGTTCTTTGATATGGAAAGCCGGCTTTAACTTCGATGAACGCATCGTTGGATTTATCAAAGACTATCGCCGTGTCTTCTACCAag GCAGTACTGACCATAGAGGGACTCCTGAGTTTCCAGGAAGAACAGTCACATTGGAACCTGCAGAGGGGGAAGTCTGT TGGGGAGCTGCCTACAAGATCTCAAAGAAGGAAGATCAAGAAATTGCTTTAGAG CACTTAGAAGTGAGGGAGAAGCAGTATGACAAGAAGGCTTATCTTCATTTCTTTACT GAGCCGACGGGTACGACTCCAGCTCTTTCAGGAGTAATGGT ATATATTGCCTCTCCAGATAAAAAGCTTAATGTGAACTATTTGGGTCCTGCATCCATTGAAGATATTGCCAA ACAGATTGTTCAGGCGAAAGGTCCCTCAGGACCTAATAGAGAGTATCTTTTTAAACTTGAAGAGGCCCTTCTTCAATTTG AATGCAAAGACAAACATGTATCGGATCTTGCAAACGAAGTGAGGCGGATCATTTCAGAGAGGGAGCTCACTGCTTCATGA
- the LOC112169047 gene encoding gamma-glutamylcyclotransferase 2-3 isoform X1 — MVMWVFGYGSLIWKAGFNFDERIVGFIKDYRRVFYQGSTDHRGTPEFPGRTVTLEPAEGEVCWGAAYKISKKEDQEIALEVDSYLKHLEVREKQYDKKAYLHFFTEPTGTTPALSGVMVYIASPDKKLNVNYLGPASIEDIAKQIVQAKGPSGPNREYLFKLEEALLQFECKDKHVSDLANEVRRIISERELTAS, encoded by the exons ATGGTCATGTGGGTATTTGGATATGGTTCTTTGATATGGAAAGCCGGCTTTAACTTCGATGAACGCATCGTTGGATTTATCAAAGACTATCGCCGTGTCTTCTACCAag GCAGTACTGACCATAGAGGGACTCCTGAGTTTCCAGGAAGAACAGTCACATTGGAACCTGCAGAGGGGGAAGTCTGT TGGGGAGCTGCCTACAAGATCTCAAAGAAGGAAGATCAAGAAATTGCTTTAGAGGTAGACTCTTATCTTAAG CACTTAGAAGTGAGGGAGAAGCAGTATGACAAGAAGGCTTATCTTCATTTCTTTACT GAGCCGACGGGTACGACTCCAGCTCTTTCAGGAGTAATGGT ATATATTGCCTCTCCAGATAAAAAGCTTAATGTGAACTATTTGGGTCCTGCATCCATTGAAGATATTGCCAA ACAGATTGTTCAGGCGAAAGGTCCCTCAGGACCTAATAGAGAGTATCTTTTTAAACTTGAAGAGGCCCTTCTTCAATTTG AATGCAAAGACAAACATGTATCGGATCTTGCAAACGAAGTGAGGCGGATCATTTCAGAGAGGGAGCTCACTGCTTCATGA